The Halomonas sp. THAF5a genome segment CGGCCGTAACCTCTTCGAACCCGAGGCGGTGAAGGCCGCCGGGCTGCTCTACTTCGCCGTGGGGCGGGGCGACTCGCTGAGCTAGCGTTGTCGGGCTACGGCAGGACGGGACCCGCATGCGCTTCTCGCGCCCCTCGGCCGGGCGTGTCAGCAGCGTCGGGGTTTTCCTGCTGACGGCCCTGCCGCTGGTGCTCCCTTGGGGCTGTTGGCTCAGCGTCGGCTGGCTGGCGGCGGCCGGGCTGGTGGGACTGGGGCATCGGCGCTGTCGTCTCGAGCAGCTGACCCGGGCGGATCGCCTGCTGGCCTCTGCGCTCCTGTTGCTAGGGCTGGCCCAGCTCATCTCCTTGCTGATTGCATTCGACGCCGCCCGCGGCCTCCCCCCGGTGCTGGCGGTCTCCCTCGCCTTGCCGGCGCTGCTGCAGCTGCGCACAGCTCCTCCGTCGCCCGCCTCATGGTGGGGTGGCTTGGCGGTCGGTGGGCTGCTAACCGGGGCCTCGGCGCTGTGGCAGGTGCTGGTGGAAGGGCAGTCCCGTGCGCATGGCGTGGGACTCGATTCGATCCTCTATGGCAATCTCAGCCTGCTCACGGCTTTGCTATGCGTGGCCGGCCTGAGCGGGGCGCTGTGTCGGCACGACCGGATGTGGTGTGGGCTGCTGGTGCTGGGCGCCTGTGGCGGACTGGTCGCCTCGGGTTTCGCCGGTGCCCGCGGTGGCTGGGTCGCGCTGCCGCTGATGATGTGGGTCTTGCTGCGAGGCTGGCGACAGGGGCAGGGGCTTGCCCTACGCCCCCCGGCCTGGCGATGGCTGCTGTGCCTGCTGCTGGTCGTGCCGCTGGCGCTCTACCTGATACCGGAGACCCGGGTGAAGGGGCGGCTCGACGAGGCGGTGGCCGAGTTCCAGGCGCATGTCGCGCATCCCGAGAGACCGAGCTCGGTCAGCAGCCGCATCGCCCTGTGGCAGGGTGCCGGGCAATTGATCTGCGACAAGCCGGTGCTGGGGCATGGCCAGGCCGGTTTCCAGGACGGCATGGCCAGACTGATCACGAGGCCAGATTCTCGCTTCGGGACGCATCTACGGGAATTCTGGCATCCGCATCAGGACCTGTTGGATGCCTGGGTGCGGCGCGGCCTGCTTGGGCTCGTCGCCCTGCTGGCCCTCTACCTGCTGCCCTGGTGGCACTTCCGGGGCGGGCGTCGGAAAGATGCCTCAGGACATGCCGCCATGGCCATGTCCGGCGTGCTGGTGCCAGTGGCCTACCTGGGCTTCGGACTGAGCTATGGCTTTTTTGCCTATCCGGCCGGCGTCCTGATGTTCCTGGGATGGCTGATGGTGCCCTGGGTGCTGGTGGAGTCTCCCTCGCCGCATTCGTCCTCCCCGTCTGGCTGAGCAGACCCACCATCGTCGCGCTACCCACCGACGGCTCTTTCTGCATGCCGCTGGCAAGGTCTCATCTCCCGTCTGGCTGTCCTCCTGATTCTTTGGCATGGGCCTTCCCTGATACTTGATCAGCACCGTAACTGAGCGATGAAGGCGGTCTCGGTCATTCCTCACCTGTTGATCACTCTCCGCCATTCTTGAGCTTCAAGGCCGTCCCTGATCACCCGCGGTGGTTCAGGAAAACCGCAATGTGGCAGGTCTGTGAATTTGTAAGCTGAAGTTGTCTTTCTGAAAACACAAAGTATCAATTTGTATCCCGAAGTCTGGTGAGCAGAACGACGGGACGCGAAACCCGCCAGCGGCGGGTGGTGGTGACCTTGTGTCGGCGGAAAGGGGCTTCGGGGCGATGCCAGACGACATCCTCGGGGCGGTAGCGTGGCCGAACATAACGGGGGATGTCGTGATGATCATGCAAGCGGTATACGCGGGTGACCAGTTCAGCACGGGGGCAGGAAAGCAGTTTCGCTGGCGGCTTCGGGTGAGGGGGATGGTCACGCTGGCAGTTCTGCTGCTGCTCGGCGGTTGTGCCATCGCCCCCGGGGGACATATCGACGAGGACGAGATCGGTGAGTCGATCGACGCGCGGGTCGACCTGGAACCGATCACGCCACAGCTGGTGGCGGCCATGGCCCCGGTTAGGGAGTCGCTGTCGCGACCGGCCTCGAGCGAGCTGCGCCGGGCGGTCGAGTCCTACGAATATCGCCTGGGGCCGGGCGATGTGCTGAGCATCATCGTCTATGACCATCCCGAGCTGACCATTCCCGCGGGTGCCGAGCGTGAGGCCGCGGAGACGGGCAATCGTATCCGCCCCGACGGGACCATGTTCTATCCATACGTGGGCCGGGTAAAGGTGGCCGGCATGACGCTGGAACAGGTACGTCGTCTAATCACTCGGCGACTCTCCACGGTGATTACCGACCCTCAGGTCGAGGTGGGCGTGGCGGCCTTCCGCTCCCAGAAGGTCTATGTCAGCGGGGCGGTCGAGACTCCGGGGACCCTGCCGATCACCATCGTGCCGATGACCATTCTGGATGCCATCAGCGAAGTGGGCGGGGCCAACCCGAATGCCGACTGGCACAACATCCTGCTGGTGCGTGATGGACGCGAGCAGCGCCTGTCGCTCTACAGCCTGCTGCGCCAGGGCGACCTGAGCCAGAACCAGCTGCTGCGTGATGGCGACATGCTGCACGTGCCGACCTCCGAGAACCAGAACGTGGTGGTGCTGGGACAGGTCCGTCGTCCCGGGGCGATCGCCCTGGGCAATGAGCGCATCACCCTGACCGATGCGCTGGCCCGTGCCGGAGGCGTCAACGAACTGCGCGCCGAGCCTTCCGGCATCTTCGTGGTGCGGGGCCATGCGATGGAGAGCGAAAAGCTGGCGACCGTCTACCAGCTCGATATCAGCGATGCGACCCGGCTGATGCTGGGCACCCGTTTCCCGCTTGAGCCCCAGGACGTGGTCTATGTGACCTCGGCGCCGCTGGCTCGCTGGAACAGCGTGATCAGCCTGCTGCTGCCGACCCTCACCTTCCCCGGCGATATCGCCAGCTCGGCCGACGAGGTCGGTCAGCTCTAGCCCCTGCACGAGGCCATCGTCATGTCCGTATTCCCGAGTCATCCGGGGGCGACGCCGCCCCCTCAGGAGAGCCCCGACATCAGCCTGGGCAAGCTGGTCTCGGCCATGCTGGATCACAAGTGGATGATCCTGCTGACGGCCCTGCTGTTCTTGCTTGGCGGCTATTTCTATGCCAGCTCGCAGCCGAGAATCTATCAGGCCGATGCGCTGATCCAGATCGAGAACCGCGGTGCCGGGCTCGGGGTATTGGACAGCCTGGCCGTGGGCAATCAGATGGCCAATCCGACCTCTGCCGAGATGGAGATCCTGCAGTCGCGGCTGGTCATGGGCGATACCGTCGATCGTCTCGATCTGGCGATCGAGGTCGAGCCGAGACGACTGCCCTGGGTAGGTGACTTTCTGGTTCATCATGGCATGACGCGGGCATGGGTCGAACGGTTGACGCCCAGCGCCTTGCTGGAGGAGTTGCCCTGGGTCGATGCCCGGCTGGTCGATGGATTCGTCTGGCACGATGAAACCCTGGAGGTCAGCCGTTTCGAGATTCCGCCGGCCATGGTTGGCCGAGAGCACCTGCTGAGGGTGACCGGTCCCCGAAGTGTGGAGCTGTGGCAGGGGGGGCAACGCATCCTCGCCGGCGACATCGGCGATACCCTGCAGGATGACAGCGGCTACCGGCTGTTCATCGGGCGACTGGAGGCCCACCCCGGGGCGGAATTCACGGTTCGGCGCGTCTCCCGGCTGAGCGCCATCGGCAAGCTGCAGCAGCGTTTCACCATCGTGCCTCGGGGCAATGGCTCGGGGGTCTTCCAGCTGACCCTGAATGGCCCGGACCAGCAGCGCATCGACCGTATCCTGGCCACCATCACCGGTGTCTTCCTGACGCAGAACGTCCAGCGCCAGTCAGAAGAGGCGGAGAAGCAGCTGGCCTTCCTGGACGCCCAGATTCCTCAGGTCAACGAGCAGCTCACCGCCGCGGAGAACCGGCTCAACACCTATCGGGCGGAGCGGGACTCCGTGGACCTCAACTTCGAGACCCGCAACCTGCTCAACAGCCTGGTCGAGGTGGAGAACCAGTTGACCGCGCTGTCCCTGACGGAGTCGGACCTGGCGGAGCGGTTTCGTCCCGGGCATCCCAACTACCAGGCACTGCTGCGCCAGCGGGCTCAGTTGATGCAGGAGAAAGCGCGTCTCGAGGCGCAGGTGAACCTGCTGCCGGAGACCCAGCAGGAAGTGCTGCGAATGACCCGCGACACCGAGGTGAATCAGCAGATCTACGTGCAGCTGCTCAACCAGCGTCAGGAGATGCGACTGCTCAAGGCCGGTACGGTGGGCAATGTGCGTATCCTCGACGAGGCGGTCCTGCTCCGGGGCACCATTGCCCCGAAGGTGGCCCTGGTCTCCATTGCCAGCGCCCTGTTCGGAGCCCTGCTGGCCATGGTGGTCGTCGTATTGAAGTTGGTCTTGAGCCGTGCGGTGGAGTCACCCGATCAGTTGGAGGAGCTGGGGCTGCCGGTCTATGCGGTGGTACCGGCCTCCGACCAGCAGACGCGCCTGGCACGACGCATCCGTTCCCGTCAGGCCAGCCAGGGGCAGAACGTCTTTCGGGGCCTGCTGGCCGATCGCGATCCCAACGAGGTGGCGGTCGAGTCGCTGCGTGCCCTGCGCACCAGTCTCTACTTCGCCATGCTCGAGTCGGGCGACAACCGCCTGATGATTGCCGGCGCCAGTCCCGAGGTCGGCAAGAGCTTCGTCTCGGCGAACCTGGCAGCGGTATGTGCCCAGGCGGGGCAGCGGGTGCTGCTGGTGGATGCGGACATGCGCCGTGGCCACCTGCATCACGCCTTCCACGAGCGCGGGGACAACGGTCTCTCGGACCTCCTGGCCCAGCGCATCGGCATCGAGGATGCCATTCGCTCCACCGCGATCGAGGGCCTTGACTATATCGCCCGAGGCAGCGTGCCCCCCAATCCCTCTGAACTGCTCATGCAGCGGGGATTCCATGACTTCCTCGAGGCGATGAGCCGTCGCTACGAGCTGGTGGTACTGGACACACCGCCGGTGCTGGCCGTGACCGATGCCACCGTGGCGGGCAAGCTGGCGGGCACCAGCCTGCTGGTGGTGCGCTATGGCCGGAACAGCCTTAAGGAGGTGCGTGCCGCCAAGCGTCGCCTGGAGCACGGGGGGGTCAGTCTGAAGGGCACCATCCTCAACGGCATCGAGAAGACCGCCACGGGCCGCTACGGCTATGGCGACAGCTACCTCTATGCCTATCGTTGAGGGGGAGGGCGTCGAATGAATCCGCTCGGTGGGGTGTTCCTGTTCCTGGGGCTGTCACTGTCGTCGTTCTATCTGTTGCCTAGCGGCCTGCCCCAGCCGGGCGACATCCTCCTGCTGCCCTTCATCGCCATCATGCTGCTGATGTCGCTGAGAGACGACCGGGGCCTGATGCAGCACCCCTTCGTGCTGGCCTGGCTGGCCATGGTCGTCTGGGTCACCCTGGTCAGCCTGGGGTGGAGCGTGATCGACCAGGACGCGGGCTATCTGCGCTATCCGCTCTTCTTCCTCTTCAACTTCCTGCTCGGGGCCGGACTGCTGCGCTTCCTGACCGCCGTGCCCGAGGGCATTCGGTGGGTTCGCCTGGCGGTGATGATCGCGCTGCTGGTGGCCTTCGGCGGTGTGGTGCTGGACCTGGCCCTGGGTCGGATCAGGGCCACCGGGACCTTGAACAATCCTAACCAGCTGGCCTACTTCTCGCTGTGTGCGCTGGTGATGCTGCTGGCCAGTCACGGCTTTCGTCTGCCGCTGCGCCCGCTGCCCATGGCGGCCATGGGAGCCGCCGTGACGAACATCCTGGCGGCTTCATCGCTGGCGGCCATGGGGGGGCTCTGCCTGGTGATGCTGAGCTGGGCCCTGTTTCACCTTGGCCGGCTTCGCCATCTGCTGAGGCTGGTGCTGCTGGTGCCGCTGCTGGTGCTGGCGCTGGTGGGGTTCGATGCCTGGACCGGCGGGAGAGTGGAGCAGAACATCACTCAGCGCTTCGAGCGGGCGCCCGACAAGGTCGAGGGCATCTACGCCCACCGCAAGTATCAGCGCATGGTCGAGTTCCCGGGCTACAACCTTCTCGGGGCGGGGGAGGGCAACACGGAGCGCTTCCGGCCCTATCACGGCAACGAGATCCACTCGTCGTTCGGCACCATGCTGTTTTCCTATGGAGTGCCGGGGCTGGCGCTGTTCCTGTCCGTCCTGCTGGCCGCGGTGTGGCGAACGCCTCCCCACGTCTGGCTGGCCCTCTCGGGACCGCTGCTCTATTCGGTCACCCACAACGGCCTGCGTACCACGCTCTTCTGGTTGGTGCTGGTGGTGCTGTGGCATAGCCAGCGTCACTTTCGCGAGCAACAGGCTGCGGCCCGTCCGGCCCCAAGCGCGAGCGTGAGTTTCCCCTGGTCGACGGAGTCCTGACGAATGGACACGAAGCTCTTCGAGGAGGCGGCTGAGGGGCCGGTAGGCAAGCTCGCCACCGCAACGTCCCGGGTGGAGGTGCTGATCGTGGCGGGCAATGCGCGATCGCTGATCGCCAATCGGGGGGATCTGATTCGCGAGATGCGGGCCCGTGGGCATGCAGTGGCGGCCGCCGTGCCGAGGGCCGACTACCTGCCCGAAGTCGAGGAGTTGGGGATTCCGGTGATCCCGCTGTCCATGGCGCGCGCCTCGCTGGCGCCTTGGCAGGATCTGCGGACCCTGGCCGAGCTGTGGCGGCTGATGCAACGACTTCGCCCTCGAGTGGTGCTCGGCTACACGGTCAAGCCGGTGGTCTACGGCAGCCTGGCCGCCCGGCTTGCCGGCGTGCCGCGGGCCTACTCGCTGATCACCGGGCTCGGCCAGGCCTTTGGCGAGGCCCGAAACCGACGTGCCCGGCTGCTGTGCGCCCTGGTCTCGTCGCTCTATCGTGCGGGGCTGGCCGGCAATCGCGCCGTCTTCTTCCAGAATCCCGACGACCAGAACGAGTTCCTGTCGCGGCGTATCCTCACGCCGCGCTCGCGCACCGTGCGCGTCGACGGGTCGGGGGTGAACCTTCTTGAGTATGCCCATTGTCCCTTGTCCGCGGGCCCCATGCAGTTCCTCTATGTGGGCCGGCTGCTTCGCGACAAGGGAGTGGATCAGTTCGTGGCGGCCGCCGAACGGCTCAAGCCTCTCTACCCGGAGGCACGTTTCGTGGTGGTCGGGCCTCATGATCCCGACCTGCCCCATGCCTGTGCGGCGCAGGAGGTGGCGGCCTGGAAGGCACGCGGGCATGTGGAGTTCGTCGGCGGGGTACGCGATGTCCGTCCCTGGCTCGCCTCCTGCCATGTCTTCGTCTTTCCCTCTACCTACCGGGAAGGCATCCCGCGCTGTGTGCTGGAAGCCATGGCCACCGGGCGCGCCATCGTCACCACCGACGCGCCGGGCTGTCGCGAGACGGTCGTTCCCGGCGACAACGGGATCCTGGTGCCGCCCCGAGACGTCGAGGCCCTGGCGGGGGCGCTGCGGGCCTTCCTGGAAGCACCGGAACGGGCGGTCCATATGGGCAGGGCGTCGCGGCGACTGGCGGTCGAGCGCTTCGACGTCCGCCGCGTGAACCGGGCGATGCTGGAGGCCATGGAGCTATGAGACCGCCCGCCGGCAAGCGTGCCCTGGACGTTACCGCCAGCCTGACCGCCCTGGTGCTGCTGGCCCCGCTGCTGGGTCTGCTGGCGCTCTGGGTGCGCCTGGACAGCCCGGGGCCGGTGCTTTTTTGCCAGACGCGGCTGGGCCGGAAGGGCGTGCCCTTCGCGCTCTACAAGTTTCGCAGCATGGTCGTGCGCGAGTCGATCGACCAGTACCGCGAGGCCGTGGTGGAGGCGGGGCGGGATCCCCGTATCACCCGGGCCGGACGTTGGTTGAGGGTCACCAGTCTCGATGAGTTGCCGCAGCTGTGGAACGTGCTGCGCGGTGAGATGAGTCTGGTAGGCCCGCGCCCGCTGCTGCCGGAGCAGCAGGCGGCGGTGCCAGTCCACCTGAACCGGCGCTTCATGGTCCTGCCGGGACTGACCGGGCTCGCCCAGGTGCGAGGGCGGCGCGGGTTGGCCTGGCCGGACCAGTTGGCCGCGGACTGCGACTATGTCGATGCCCAGAGCCTGTGGCGAGACCTCGTCATCCTGCTGGCCACGGTACGGGTGGTGTTCGCGGCGCAGGGGGTCTACGGCGGAGCGGGCAGCAACTGGCGCGCCTACCTTCCGGGGGAGGCCGCACGACGGGATAACGAGGAGGTGCCGGACGCATGATGGCCTTGAAGCTGATGATGATCACCGCCTGCCCCGAGGTGGCGGTGCTGGCCGAGCAGAACGGCGTGGCGCGCATCTTCATGGATCAGGAGGTGCTGGGCAAGGCGGCGCGTCAGGGGCACCTGGACACCCACCAGGCCTGTCACAGCCTGGCGCAGATCGCGGCGGTGGCTGGACGGCTGGAGCATGCCGAGCTGATGGTGAGGATCAATCCCCTGAATGCTCACACCGCCGATGAGGTATCGGCGGCGATTGCCCACGGTGCTCAGCGGCTCATGCTGCCCATGTTCACCACTTCCAGTGAGGTCCAGCGCTTTCAGGCGCTGGTCGCGGGCCGCGTGCCGGTGACCTACCTGGCCGAGACACCGGCGGCCCTGATTCGCCTCGCACACTGGCTGCCGCTGCTGAGGCCGGGGCACGACGAGGTGCATATCGGCCTGAACGACCTGTCGCTCGGTCTCGGCGTGGGGTTTCTCTTCGAGCCTCTGGCCGGCGGCATGATCGATGGCGAGGCCCGGATGCTCAACGAGGCGGGGGTTCGCTGGGGGGTCGGCGGGATTGGTTGCCTGTCAGGGAATCTGCTCCCCGCGGACTGGATTCTGGGCGAGCACGTGCGCCTGGGATCCCACTGGGTGATCCTGAGCCGTGCCTTCCACGGCGGGGCCGAGTCCCTGGAGGAGCTGGAGCGCAGGGTGGATCTGCCGGTGGAGATTCGGGCCCTCCGCCTGGCCGAGTCGCGCTGGCGCCGCGCCGATGAGGCGCGTCTCGAAGCCAACCATCGGCGCCTCGCGGAGAAGGTCTTCGAGATGGCCGAACCGCTGCAGGCACCCATGCAGCAAGTACCGTTGCAGCTATGAGGATGCCCGTTGAGACGCTGCTGGTCCTGCAGCACGAAGCGGTGCTGGCGCGCCAGCGTGAGGCGCTGCTGTCGCAGCTCGCCAAGGGATTGCCGGGGGCGCGGGTGGTGCTGGCTTCCGGCCCCGCGCAGGTGCCCGAGGGCTTGGAGGTCGATGCGGTGATCACGCCGACCCTGCCGTGGCTGCCCGAGGCCCTGTCGCGACTGTCGCGCTATGACTGGATCCATTTTTTCTCATCGGGGATCGAGGCCATCTGGGCGATGCCCTTCGACAAGCGACGGGTGCTGATGACGCGAAGCGCCGGGGTGCATGCGCCGGCCATGAGCGAATTCGCGCTGGGGGCCATGCTCTACTTCGCCAAGCGCTTCGGTGACTGGACGCGGCGGGCCGCCTCGCCTCACTGGCAGCGAGCGTGGCTGGACGAATTGACGGACGCGCGGCTGACCATCCTCGGCATGGGGCGAGTCGGGGGCCTGCTGGCCGAGCGCGCTCGGCTCTTCGGCATGCGGGTCCACGGCCTGCGTCGACGCGTCGAGGCGTCTTCGGAGGAGGGGGTGTTCCTGACGCGTTCGGTGCTCCCCGAGGTGCTGGCCGATACCGACTATCTGGTGGTCTGCCTGCCGTTGACCGATGAGACGCGCGGCCTGGTCGACCATGCTCTGCTGTCCTCGCTGCGTCCCGGAGCCGTGCTGGTCGACATCTCGCGGAGTGGGGTGGTGTGCGAATCGGCGGTGATCGACGCCCTGGAGAGCGGGCGACTCGGCGGGGCCGCCCTGGACGTGTTCGAGCGGGAGCCCCTCCCGGCGAGTTCCCTGTTGTGGGGGCGCGAGGACGTGCTGCTGACTCCGCATATCTCCGGGACCACGCCCTTCTATCTGGAACGCGCCCTGGCGCTGTTTCTCGACAATCACAGAGCGCTGGCCGCCGGCCAGCCACCGCTCACGCCGGTCGATCTCGACGCAGGCTACTGAGGAGCAACTCATGCGATGGCTAGTGGCGTTGGTGATGCTGCCCCGCTGGGTAAAGCGTTGGCTGTTGCGAGTAGCAGATGGACTGCTGGTCGCCGGATGCCTGCTGTTGGCCGTGATGCTGGTGGGCGAGCGAGAAGCGCTACTGGAGGCGAAGGGCATCCTCCTGGTGGCCGTGATGGCCTTGGCCACGATCCTGCTTCTCGAGGTCATGGGCGTCTACCGGATCGTGCTGCGCTTCATGAATCAGCACATGGCGCTGATCCTGGTCACGGGGTTGCTGATCTCGGTGGTCAGTCTGCTGGCGCTGGACCTGTTGATCGGCTCTCCGATGTCGCTTCATGTCCTGCCGCTCTTCGCCCTGCTGGTGTTGTTTGCGGTGGGGGGGCTGCGCCTGCTGCTTCGCGAACTGTATCAGTTGAGCCGCTGTCCCCAGCGTCAGCCGGTCCTGATCTACGGTGCCGGAGTGGCAGGATGCGAGCTGGCGAGGGCGCTCCAGCATGGGGGGCGGTATTGGCCCCGGGCGTTTATCGATGACTGGCGTGGGCTGCAGGGGGCGCTGGTGGAAGGACTGCCGGTGCATCACCCGGACCAGCTGGAAACCTTGATGCAGCGTCTGGACCTCGAGCTGGTGCTGCTGGCCATCCCCAGCGCGCCCCGCTGCCGCAGGCGGGAGATCCTCGAGCGACTCGCCCGGCTGTCGGTCCCGGTGCAGACCATCCCGGGCTCGGAGGACCTGGTATCTGGGCGAGCCAGGGTCAACGACACCTGTAACGTGGCGGTGGAAGACCTGCTGGGCAGGGAACCGGTGGCGGCCTTTGCAGAACTGACGGGCGCCGACATACGCGACAAGGTCGTCATGGTGACGGGGGCCGGAGGATCCATCGGTTCCGAACTGTGCCGCCAGATCCTGCAGCACGGCCCCTCTCTGCTGGTGCTGGTCGACAATGGCGAATATGCCCTCTACGCCATCGAGCAGGAGCTGCAGGGCCAGGTGCGATCCGATGCCCGCCAGACCCGCGTGGAGGCGCAGCTGGTCTCCATACAGCACGGCGACCGGATGCGCGAGATCATGGCCGGCTTCGGCGTGCAGACGCTCTACCATGCCGCTGCCTACAAGCATGTGCCCCTCGTGGAGGCCAATCTGGTGGAGGGGATCCGCAATAACGTCTTCGGAACCCTTGGGCTTGCGCTTGCCGCCGTGGATCAGGGCGTCGAGACCTTCGTGATGGTCTCCACCGACAAGGCCGTGCGGCCGACCAATGTGATGGGGGCCACCAAGCGATTGACCGAGCTGATCTGCCAGGCCCTGGCGGCCCGAGAGGCTTGTCCGACGCGCTTTTGCATGGTGCGTTTCGGCAATGTCCTGGGGTCCAGCGGTTCCGTGGTGCCGTTGTTCCGGCGCCAGATCGAGCGCGGTGGGCCAGTCGAGGTGACGCATCCCGAGATAACGCGCTACTTCATGACCATCCCCGAGGCGGCCCAGCTGGTGCTCCAGGCCGGCGCGATGGCCAGCGGGGGCGAGGTGTTCGTGCTGGACATGGGCGAGCCGGTCCGCATTGCCGACCTGGCGGCCAGCATGATTCGACTCTCCGGACTGGAGGTGAAGGACGATGCCCATCCCGACGGTGATATCGAGATCGTCTATACCGGCCTGAGGCCGGGCGAGAAACTCTACGAAGAGCTGCTGATCGGCGCCGATGTCCTTGCCACGCGACACCCGCGCATCATGACCTCGCGGGAGGTGTCCTGGGAGTGGTCGGCCCTGGAGAGCTTCCTGGAGGAGCTCTACGAGGCCATGACGCATTCTCGCCACCTGCGCATCATCAAGCTCCTGCACGAGGCTCCCCTCGACTATCGCCCCGGTGACCGGTTGGTCGATCCGACCTGGCAGGCTCGGCATGACCGGATCGCCGGCACGGTGGTGCCGGTGGGAAGCGAGTCAGCGGGGGCGCCGCTGGCACCGCGACTCGGGTTGCAGGCCTCCAAGTAGACCTGCTGACGGCTGTTCACGAATAGTTTCCACGGGATGATGACATGTTGAAGGACCTGCGCGAGCTCTATTCGCTGCTCTCACGCCAGCAGCGCCGACGCCTGATGCTCCTCCAGGGGCTGGTGGTGCTCATGGCCTTCGCCGAGTTGGCGAGCATCGTCGCCATTGGTCCCTTCATGGCGGTCGTCGGCGACATGGGGCGACTCGAGGGCGACGGGATGCTCGCCATGGTCTTCGAACGCAGCGGGATCGAGACTCCAACGGCCTTTCTCACCCTGCTGGGCGTTCTGGTGCTCGTCGTCCTGCTGGTGTCGTCCCTCGTCTCCATCTACACCACCTGGCGGCTGTCACTCTATAGTGCCCAGGTCGGCGCGGAGCTCGCGAGCCGGCTCTATAGCCATTACCTGCACCAGCCCTGGCTCTTTCATGCCGGCGTGAACACCAGCCGGCTGATGAACAAGGTAGCGAGGGAAGTGCAGCGCACCACCACGAGGATCCTGCACCCCCTGATGCAGCTCAATGCCAGGCTGATCACGGTGTCGGTGATCGTCATGGCGCTCTTCATCTACGATCCTTCCGTGGCGCTCACGGGGGTGGTGCTGTTTGGCAGCGCCTACCTCCTGCTCTACAAGACGGTGCGTCGCTTTCTGGTCGCCAACGGGCGTCGCGTCTCCCGGGCCCAGGCGAGTCAGTTCAGGCTGATGAATGAGGGCTTCGGTGGGATCAAGGATCTTCTGCTGATGCACCGCCAGGGAAACTTCACCTCGCGATTCGACACTGCCAGTCACCGCGTGGCCCGAGGGCAGGGCGTCAACCAGGGGCTGAGCGATGCACCGCGTTATGCCATCGAACTCGTGGCTTTCGGTGCCGTGATCCTGCTGGTGCTTCATTTGCTCAATCACTACCAGGGAAACCTGGGGGCGATCCTGCCGGCCCTGTCGATCTATGCCCTGGCGGGCTTCAAGTTGCTGCCGGCCTTCCAGAAGATCTATGCCTGTGTCTCTCGGATACGTGGCAATCTGGCGGCTTACGAAAGCCTCCGAGGTGATCTCCTGGCCAGTCGT includes the following:
- a CDS encoding D-2-hydroxyacid dehydrogenase, whose product is MPVETLLVLQHEAVLARQREALLSQLAKGLPGARVVLASGPAQVPEGLEVDAVITPTLPWLPEALSRLSRYDWIHFFSSGIEAIWAMPFDKRRVLMTRSAGVHAPAMSEFALGAMLYFAKRFGDWTRRAASPHWQRAWLDELTDARLTILGMGRVGGLLAERARLFGMRVHGLRRRVEASSEEGVFLTRSVLPEVLADTDYLVVCLPLTDETRGLVDHALLSSLRPGAVLVDISRSGVVCESAVIDALESGRLGGAALDVFEREPLPASSLLWGREDVLLTPHISGTTPFYLERALALFLDNHRALAAGQPPLTPVDLDAGY
- a CDS encoding nucleoside-diphosphate sugar epimerase/dehydratase yields the protein MRWLVALVMLPRWVKRWLLRVADGLLVAGCLLLAVMLVGEREALLEAKGILLVAVMALATILLLEVMGVYRIVLRFMNQHMALILVTGLLISVVSLLALDLLIGSPMSLHVLPLFALLVLFAVGGLRLLLRELYQLSRCPQRQPVLIYGAGVAGCELARALQHGGRYWPRAFIDDWRGLQGALVEGLPVHHPDQLETLMQRLDLELVLLAIPSAPRCRRREILERLARLSVPVQTIPGSEDLVSGRARVNDTCNVAVEDLLGREPVAAFAELTGADIRDKVVMVTGAGGSIGSELCRQILQHGPSLLVLVDNGEYALYAIEQELQGQVRSDARQTRVEAQLVSIQHGDRMREIMAGFGVQTLYHAAAYKHVPLVEANLVEGIRNNVFGTLGLALAAVDQGVETFVMVSTDKAVRPTNVMGATKRLTELICQALAAREACPTRFCMVRFGNVLGSSGSVVPLFRRQIERGGPVEVTHPEITRYFMTIPEAAQLVLQAGAMASGGEVFVLDMGEPVRIADLAASMIRLSGLEVKDDAHPDGDIEIVYTGLRPGEKLYEELLIGADVLATRHPRIMTSREVSWEWSALESFLEELYEAMTHSRHLRIIKLLHEAPLDYRPGDRLVDPTWQARHDRIAGTVVPVGSESAGAPLAPRLGLQASK
- a CDS encoding ABC transporter ATP-binding protein; this translates as MLKDLRELYSLLSRQQRRRLMLLQGLVVLMAFAELASIVAIGPFMAVVGDMGRLEGDGMLAMVFERSGIETPTAFLTLLGVLVLVVLLVSSLVSIYTTWRLSLYSAQVGAELASRLYSHYLHQPWLFHAGVNTSRLMNKVAREVQRTTTRILHPLMQLNARLITVSVIVMALFIYDPSVALTGVVLFGSAYLLLYKTVRRFLVANGRRVSRAQASQFRLMNEGFGGIKDLLLMHRQGNFTSRFDTASHRVARGQGVNQGLSDAPRYAIELVAFGAVILLVLHLLNHYQGNLGAILPALSIYALAGFKLLPAFQKIYACVSRIRGNLAAYESLRGDLLASRDNLPVPGTREGELAPLVPQHAIVLDKVAFDYPGKKEAALNGLSLVIPANSVIGLVGASGSGKSTAVDLLLGLVEAQQGNVIIDGEPLTPDNLRRWQASVGFVPQQIFLADASILENVGFGLSREQIDEGRVREALRLAQLEDLVEKLPEGIETRIGERGVRLSGGQRQRIGIARALYQQASVLVLDEATSALDGITERRVMNDIHRLAGDRTIVLVAHRLTTVKDCDIIYMLEAGRVTDSGTYEELASRNTTFQMMANL